CATTAATGGTTGCAGTTAAAGCCAGATTATTATTAATAGAAATGGTATTCGTTTCTTGGTAATCAGTTGAATGTAAAACAAATCCACGATTAGGTTCAATAGGACCACCCGAATAAATAGGAAGAGAAAAATTTATATTACTGGTAATATTTAATTCTTGAAGTAAATCTTTAAATCCGATTGATCCCACAAGTTTATTGACAACAAGACCCATAGCTCCTTCTTGATTGTGGACACAAATATAAATAACACTTTTTAAAAAACGTGGATCTTGCATTTGGGGCATCGCAATTAAAAGCTGGCCAGTTAAATAACCATTAGTTTGTTCATAAGAAGTAATCATAATTTATTTACACTTTTTAATAGAGTTAGATTTTTGTTCTGTTTATACTAGAATTCTATATAATTATTTAAATCAGGATAACAAGATTTTGATCTTTTTCTTAAGAAAAATAAATATATTTTTTTATTGGGCATTCTTTACTTTTTTTGCCCATGCAGCATCTTTGGGACAGACAGCTAATCCTAATGTTTTATTTAAAAC
The Alphaproteobacteria bacterium genome window above contains:
- a CDS encoding YqgE/AlgH family protein — encoded protein: MITSYEQTNGYLTGQLLIAMPQMQDPRFLKSVIYICVHNQEGAMGLVVNKLVGSIGFKDLLQELNITSNINFSLPIYSGGPIEPNRGFVLHSTDYQETNTISINNNLALTATINVLRSIADGQGPQKRLITLGYAGWGPGQLDQEIHENGWLNLETDENILFEVNYEKKWEHAIQKIGANVGHLSSEIGHA